A window from Schistosoma haematobium chromosome 3, whole genome shotgun sequence encodes these proteins:
- a CDS encoding hypothetical protein (EggNog:ENOG410343W~COG:I) — protein MAYSGYGNQRGQSYINPDYQQSYQNNKYNGDDYTKKYISSDYDSTTNNEYGNKYGNDYVKVQKKNNYDSSNYQPTSYDSYTGYNGDNYNNNNNNNNNNNNDHKNNDYTPTNNNYQANNYQDYGSSDISPTSEYGIGSIGTGVMSGSKHSHTHLNIHGKMTGVGHQDYGVHYLSLTKFRKGGGYDIYGKKRQFLDYDTTGHVKKYGNQQMKAKFEVVGKLHGHSTFKDKSSFKPSGGNYGGNGNGDQPY, from the coding sequence ATGGCGTATAGTGGATATGGAAATCAACGTGGACAAAGTTATATAAATCCTGATTATCAACAATCTtatcaaaacaataaatataatggTGATGACTATActaaaaaatatataagtagTGATTATGATTCGACTACAAATAATGAATACGGTAATAAATATGGTAATGATTATGTTAAAGTTCAAAAGAAGAATAATTATGACAGTTCCAATTATCAACCAACGTCTTATGATTCATATACCGGTTATAATGGggataattacaataataataataataataataataataataataatgatcataagaATAACGATTATACACCAACAAATAATAATTACCAAGCAAATAATTATCAAGATTATGGATCCAGTGATATATCACCTACCAGTGAATATGGTATTGGTTCAATTGGTACTGGAGTTATGTCTGGTTCTAAGCATAGTCATACTCATTTAAATATTCATGGTAAAATGACTGGTGTTGGACATCAAGATTATGGTGTACATTATTTATCATTGACTAAATTCCGTAAAGGTGGTGGCTATGATATCTATGGGAAAAAACGACAGTTTTTAGATTATGATACAACAGGACATGTGAAAAAATATGGTAATCAACAAATGAAAGCGAAATTTGAAGTTGTTGGTAAATTGCATGGACATTCAACATTCAAGGATAAATCAAGTTTCAAACCAAGCGGTGGTAACTATGGTGGGAACGGAAACGGTGATCAACCCTACTGA